GGATAAATAATGTTCTGAGCTGGTAGGAAAGCGATGTTTCGATGTAAGTGGAGTGCTAGACATATTGCTATTGAATTCAGAGTTAAACGGAGAATCGGAGAATTGGCGAATTTTTGATTGACTAGATggtattttgtcatattttgctGGATTTGAAATTCGCTTTGAAGATTTAACAGATagagattcaacaatttttggcCGTGAGGTGGTATTTTTTACGCGTTctgatgtaattaaattttcgggAGGTAATTCATTGCAAAAGGTGTTAGACAAATGAGAGAATTGACGAATGTTTGGTTGACTAGATCGATTTTGGTCATAGTTTTCTAGATTTGAAATTTGCTGTGACGATTTAGTAGATGTAGATTCAACTTTTTCTGGCCGCGTGGTGATAGACTTTTCGTATTCTGATGTAATTAACTGTTCGGCAGGTAATTCATCGCAAAAGGTGTTAGACAAATcggaaatttgaataatttttgattGACATGATGGAATTAAGTCTGTCTTCGATTTCGCTGATTTGGATTTAACTGGATTATGCTGTGGTAGAGGCAGAGTAGAGGATACAGTTTTAGTGATTGgagaaacatgtttttttcttaGTGGAATATTAGAGTCAAGATGATTGAGAGATGTTTCGCATTCGaatgtatttaaattttcgacatgttctggaaaaattttgttatattttacaGGATTTGAAATTTGCTGTAACGATTTTGTTGATgtgtaatcaatttttttgccgTGTGGTGGTAGAGGATAAATTTTTCGTGATAGGAGAAACGTGTTTTTGTCTTTGTTGAATATTAGAGTCAAGATGATTGAGAAATGTTTCGCATTCgggtatatttaaattttcgacatgtttcggaataattttgttatattttacaGATTTTGAAATTTGCTGTGTGATGCTAGAAACATTTGTTGGTATTTGCTGAATGTTAGAGTCGATTTGGTGGAGAGACGAATCGCTATTTGTTGTATTTGAATTTCCGAAATATAATTCATCACCTGGcacaaattgtattaaaaaaaacgcTAAACATGTATTTTCTATGATGGATTCGAATTACTTACTACTTTGCACATatgcatttttttacaatttgcgGTTAAACTTGCTTCAATTTTTCCAAGATGTATTTTATCATCTAAGGCATTGTTTGAAAATTAACGGctttattcataaaaaatcattaacGTGCACTCTAAACCAGTGATAGCTATTACGCTCTTTTTATTCTATAAGCcttatataaaaataggtattCATTAATCATTAATAACACTATTATAGTTATCATGCGTTTTTAGTGATAAGGTGGCAACACATGTCGTTACATCTTGTCATTTTCATCGTAGTGATGAAGATCGAATTATAACCGGTTGAtcttaatgaaaataaagtctcaacattttaatgattttgtggcgaaacataattttccaggctaaattaatttatacagaaTGCATTACTCACAATATACAATCATTTTATAATTAGTCAATATGTTAGTATCAATATTAGTATTAATCGAACCGGATTGTATTCGAATATAAAGTCTATTGTGATTAAAAACACATCACTAATCTAATGGAATTCATCTATTTAATTTCTCGAGCTAATTTTCGAcgcatttttcattaaagtaacAAAAGGAAGTTTAAGATTGAgttaaatttacataatattggtTGGTATGAATTTTGTACGTCTATTTGTGCAGTTCTCTTATTTGCattagtattttgaaaaattacatcaaaatagggtttttataagaaaagatcGCCCATTTTATACGCATTGGCATATAATGATATACAAAATAGCATAAAACAGCgataaatttataggtattgccaaaaaaagcattttgcaattttatcaaaGAGTTAAAGAAGGGTACAtcctacaataaatttttacaatttaccaAAGACTTGTTAAAGGTTTGGTAAGCTATTAATCGTTTATGAATGCTATTTTTCACGAAATAATTTATCAATCGTTCATAAatgtcaattaactttttatgaatACGGCTGTTAGTCTTCATCTAGTGCTTCGTACAATATATAAGGTACATCAtccttgtttaaattttgttcttcaGCATCGTTGTGCaatttttcgttgaaattagtaTCATTTATTAACATATCGTCCTTCATTAAATTTATATCGATGACACTAGAATTGGATAAATAATGTTCTGAGCTGGTAGGAAAGCGATGTTTCGATGTAAGTGGAGTGCTAGACATATTGCTATTGAATTCAGAGTTAAACGGAGAATCGGAGAATTGGCGAATTTTTGATTGACTAGATggtattttgtcatattttgctGGATTTGAAATTCGCTTTGAAGATTTAACAGATagaga
This is a stretch of genomic DNA from Haematobia irritans isolate KBUSLIRL chromosome 4, ASM5000362v1, whole genome shotgun sequence. It encodes these proteins:
- the LOC142232785 gene encoding uncharacterized protein LOC142232785, giving the protein MFSLVQMDNENYYVVNTKSVKFEGKSNCVAKYKGCYYSAIHIAKSDDKIHLGKIEASLTANCKKMHMCKVVMNYISEIQIQQIAIRLSTKSTLTFSKYQQMFLASHSKFQNL